AACATCGTTCCTTCTATTAAGTACTCAACCGAGACTACAACATTTCCGTACAGTCGGTgagaaatcaatattttgctGGGAAACAGCAAGTGGGCAAATGCGTACTTTGTAGGTAGGACGGCAGTGTCGGTTAATGTTTTAACAACATAGCGAGACAGAGCGAGAGATAGACAACTAGACagtttttgttcgaaaaatcactttttacaacggaaataatatttatgaTTTTATAACTGACGTCTAGTGTCAGTTGTATTTtcccatctttttttttgttttaagcccaccagttttcttcttcttcaataatCACTGcggtttgtaaaaaatgtaacCGAAAAATAATATTGCTTATTcggaaaatcacaaaatttttgaatagcttATTCTATAGTTACAgttaaattccagaaaattcaaaacaattatgCTTCAACAATACTATGTTGTCTTGTCGCAGAAGTCGTTGGCACATTCCATGTAGTTTTGAGGTTATCGAAATAAGTCTCCACGGTCACATTCACATTCATTTCGGAGCCAAATGTATCGCAAAGTGGTGCAACTTGAACAGTGGCAGAGTTGAAGCCAATCTGAAACTttattcagaatattttttcttttggaaaatgttcccttttaaatttttttagcaacAAGCATGTTGAATTTTGGTTCAATGCGTTTATGGAAATTGAAAGATTTCGAGAACTTTCTAGAGGAACTCgattctacaaaaatattaattttcggcaaccaaattatttttgttggaaaaatgccTTAAAATTTAACATGACacgtttcaattcaaaaaccaaacatgttaataagaaaaattcaaaattttgggtttagaaaacaaaaaaaacttctgaaaatggaaGGTGGCCAAGTAGACCTGACATGAGACGTGAGTCTTgtcaaaaatagttaaaaaaaaagcttgtCAAAATAAGTTCATATATGAAGTTTTGTACAAAgagtagtttaaaaaatttaagatattTTATATACAAACCCACCTTTCTCCACGTGGCTGATAAATGacgtttccatttttcacagCAGTAGGAAATAATATGTGATAGCAAAAAGCTATAAACAAAAATGGCAGTGTTAAGCGCAACACTACAAATAGCTTGTTGCTCCGGAGTTATTTCCTTCAATCCTGATAACATCACACTGAGCACAAGCACTACATTCATGAATCCcatgtaaaaaattatcaggTTGAGCATCTAAAACATTTGGAGATATTAAAGTTATCGTTgcgttcaaaaattaaagttaccCGAAGTATCCTTATATTTTCTGTTATTTGGTATCTTTGAGTTAATGAATATGTAGTTATCACTGACGACAATATTGCGTGGTTTTTGTTGTACTGCACTTTGTTGTAGTGTTTTAAATACCCGGTGACTACCAGAGCCAATGCATTTAATGATATAAGACATATCACCACGTATATTGTATTTGAAGCGTTACGGAGAAAATAACAGGAAATTGTTCCAAATGTGATAAGAaggaaaatcaaagaaattgaaatgtaCTTTCTTGGCTTTTTCTCATAGTTTTCCACAAAATACGTGGCAAAACACCGTTCAATAATCATGCATGGTAAAATGCACATTGCAGATGCCATTGTGAAAATTGAGACATTCATTGAGGCAGTGAAGATCTTATCATTGTAGACTTTCagatcttaaaaaaaaattataaaacaagTGAAGTAGTTGCTATTTTTGCCTCAGAGTCTCTTTTAGTCGCATTCTTGATAGTCTTACTCTCAAAACGATCCCTTTTTGATTAATCTTGAATATAatactaatttaaaaaatatgctaTCTAGATATTGTGAggttataaaaaaattcaagtttttaaaaaaatctgaagattttccaaatttgccagttcaccaaaactttgactgaaagttTCAGCAAATCAAAAAAGTACTTGGAGGTTTCCTTTACGTTTATTTAGAGAGTATTCTCACTGAAAATAGTTGTTTAATGCTTGTCGAGAATCGGttagattaaaaatcaaaaatttattttcctaaaaaacaATTAGTTTGAACTGTTGTTTTTTGTCTGGTTTTCTTTCtaggaaaataaatatacgtaacatcaactgaaaaatatctcCTAAACATTTCTTACCGTCTATTCCAAAGAACATATCTAGTCGCATGGTGATATTTGCGATGTTATCCATAATATGAATACAATAAATATAACCTAACAAGATagtgaaattgaaatgaaactgTTTTGCACATAGCATAACccagaagaaaaaggaaaattggatggtactaaaaattaatattaaattttgtttgaaccGATTTTTGATACTTACTCAATTATGTATAAGAAAAATTCTAGAtatagataattttttaaatatggaaaata
This is a stretch of genomic DNA from Caenorhabditis elegans chromosome V. It encodes these proteins:
- the sre-11 gene encoding Serpentine Receptor, class E (Epsilon) (Partially confirmed by transcript evidence) gives rise to the protein MLLIHYINLTHFQNHTEYFPYLKNYLYLEFFLYIIDTIQFSFFFWVMLCAKQFHFNFTILLGYIYCIHIMDNIANITMRLDMFFGIDDLKVYNDKIFTASMNVSIFTMASAMCILPCMIIERCFATYFVENYEKKPRKYISISLIFLLITFGTISCYFLRNASNTIYVVICLISLNALALVVTGYLKHYNKVQYNKNHAILSSVITTYSLTQRYQITENIRILRMLNLIIFYMGFMNVVLVLSVMLSGLKEITPEQQAICSVALNTAIFVYSFLLSHIISYCCEKWKRHLSATWRKIGFNSATVQVAPLCDTFGSEMNVNVTVETYFDNLKTTWNVPTTSATRQHSIVEA